A stretch of the Helicoverpa armigera isolate CAAS_96S chromosome 5, ASM3070526v1, whole genome shotgun sequence genome encodes the following:
- the LOC110383728 gene encoding UDP-glucuronic acid decarboxylase 1 has protein sequence MIRQSLKLRKTLTVLGILSLLLLLFLILTKESSGVHQIIKEENAEKLEYRGLNGLPKMDKFPQTDILEEKKEVNTVNDDTKRELLEARSRIDQLEKKIAILEGRVPQKYPEVKFLGYKERKRILVTGGAGFVGSHLVDVLMTQGHEVIVVDNFFTGRKRNVEHWFGHRNFEMIHHDIVNPLYVEADEIYHLASPASPPHYMQNPVKTIKTNTLGTINMLGLARRVGAKILIASTSEVYGDPMVHPQPESYWGHVNPIGPRACYDEGKRVAETLAYSYAKQEKVAVRVARIFNTYGPRMHVSDGRVVSNFIMQALQNLTITVYGNGRQTRSFCYVSDLVDGLLALMASSYTLPVNLGNPVENTIQEFAMIIKNQVPGCRSMVAKGAPVEDDPQRRRPDITVAKEHLHWEPKVSLQDGLQRTIDYFKEELSRTTFCNNQTYMDMKSHN, from the exons ATGATAAGACAATCTCTGAAACTGAGAAAGACACTAACAGTCTTGGGCATACTTTCTCTAT tgctgctattatttttaattcttacaaAAGAAAGCAGTGGGGTGCACCAAATAATAAAAGAGGAGAATGCTGAAAAACTAGAATACAGAGGTTTAAATGGTCTGCCAAAGATGGATAAATTCCCTCAAACAGATATATTGGAGGAGAAGAAAGAAGTTAACACTGTGAATGATGACACAAAACGAGAACTTCTCGAAGCTAGATCCAGGATAGATCAATTAGAAaagaaaattgcaattttagaAGGTAGAGTTCCACAGAAGTATCCAGAAGTTAAGTTTCTGGGCTACAAGGAGAGGAAAAGAATATTG GTGACAGGTGGCGCGGGATTTGTAGGCTCTCATCTAGTTGACGTACTTATGACACAAGGCCATGAAGTCATTGTAGTGGACAATTTCTTCACCGGCCGCAAACGCAATGTTGAACATTGGTTCGGACACCGCAACTTTGAAATGATTCACCATGATATAGTTAACCCACTTTATGTAGAG GCAGATGAAATATACCATTTAGCTAGTCCTGCGAGTCCACCACACTACATGCAAAATCCAGTTAAGACAATTAAGACAAATACATTAGGAACAATCAATATGTTAG gttTAGCACGTCGAGTTGGAGCAAAGATACTGATAGCAAGCACATCAGAAGTGTACGGCGACCCCATGGTGCACCCACAACCTGAATCTTACTGGGGTCATGTTAATCCAATAG GGCCGCGGGCATGCTACGACGAGGGCAAGAGAGTTGCGGAGACACTCGCGTACTCCTACGCTAAACAAGAGAAGGTGGCGGTCAGAGTCGCCAGAATATTCAACACATATGGACCGAGGATGCACGTGTCCGACGGACGAGTTGTGTCCAACTTTATCATGCAAGCACTGCAGAATTTGACTATTACT GTATATGGCAACGGGAGACAGACCCGTTCCTTCTGTTATGTATCGGATCTCGTTGACGGACTGTTGGCTTTGATGGCTTCCAGTTATACGCTGCCCGTCAACCTTGGCAACCCCGTAGAAAATACTATTCAAG AATTCGCCATGATTATAAAGAATCAAGTTCCGGGCTGCCGGAGCATGGTGGCAAAGGGTGCCCCGGTAGAGGACGACCCGCAGCGGCGCCGGCCCGACATCACAGTAGCTAAGGAACATTTGCATTGGGAACCTAAG GTGTCATTACAAGATGGTCTGCAAAGGACAATTGATTATTTCAAAGAAGAATTGTCGAGGACAACATTTTGCAACAATCAAACATATATGGATATGAAAAGtcataattag
- the LOC110383736 gene encoding beta-1,3-galactosyltransferase 6, which produces MYVSFIRRYKSMILAGIFCFYFGCGITLSLLRLECADALAAKDVSDAQKSLDKIEYAVLILSGPDNEPKRDAIRATWMKLSNNIFVENGEKLYKWNHTWIEQHYRNEFIKFYFVIGTQGLSETKLTRLNTENNRSNDLLLLDSFEDSYKNLAVKMLHSLKWLSTNLSRLKYLIKCDDDSFVRVDLIIKDLEAYAPEMNAHELSEYVTYKKDLPSYKGLYWGYFDGRAHVYLNGKWQEKDWFLCDNYLPYALGGGYVISRSIVDYIGKNADILGHYKSEDVSMGVWTASLDGMNRVHDIRFDTEWKSRGCSTQMLVRHKQLPADMFQLYKTLVHSHGLRLCKTENILRKSYFYKWDVLPSMCCK; this is translated from the exons ATGTACGTGTCTTTTATACGAAGATATAAAAGTATGATTTTAGCCGGTATATTCTGCTTTTATTTTGGTTGTGGTATAACATTAAGTTTGTTACGCCTCGAATGTGCCGATGCCCTTGCTGCTAAAGATGTAAGCGATGCTCAAAAGTCTCTGGATAAGATTGAATATGCTGTACTGATCTTAAGTGGTCCAGACAATGAACCTAAGAGAGATGCAATAAGAGCCACATGGATGAAATTGTCCAATAATATATTTGTAGAGAATGGAGAAAAACTTTACAAATGGAATCACACTTGGATTGAACAACATTACAGAAATGAATTCATCAAATTCTATTTTGTAATTGGCACCCAAGGTCtgtctgaaacaaaattaacaagGCTAAACACTGAAAATAATAGGAGTAATGATCTCTTATTACTAGACAGCTTCGAAGATAGTTATAAGAATCTGGCTGTAAAAATGTTACATTCATTGAAATGGTTGAGCACCAATCTGAGCAGGTTAAAATACCTTATAAAAtgtgatgatgactcatttgtGAGAgttgatttgataataaaggATCTGGAAGCTTATGCACCTGAAATGAATGCTCATGAACTGAGTGAATATGTTACTTACAAG AAGGATCTCCCCTCATATAAAGGTCTGTATTGGGGCTACTTTGATGGCAGAGCTCATGTGTACTTGAATGGCAAATGGCAAGAAAAGGACTGGTTCCTGTGTGACAACTACTTACCTTACGCACTGGGCGGTGGCTATGTTATATCTCGTAGCATTGTTGACTATATTGGCAAAAATGCTGACATTTTAGG cCACTACAAATCCGAAGATGTGTCTATGGGAGTGTGGACGGCCTCTTTGGATGGCATGAACAGAGTACATGACATAAGGTTTGACACCGAGTGGAAGTCCCGAGGCTGCTCTACCCAAATGCTGGTCAGACACAAACAACTGCCTGCTGACATGTTTCAACTGTATAAGACATTAGTACACTCACATGGCCTAAGACTTTGTAAGACTGAAAATATCTtaagaaaatcatatttttataagtggGATGTTTTGCCAAGTATGTGCTGTAAGTAA